In the Glycine max cultivar Williams 82 chromosome 19, Glycine_max_v4.0, whole genome shotgun sequence genome, TAAACTATGGAATATATTGATTTGCCTCAGGTAACACAATTTGGTTGCGGGGGTTTCGTGATAGGCCTCATATTCTGCCATAGCATATGCGATGGTCTTGGTGCTGCACAGTTTCTAAATGCAATCGGGGAACTAGCAAGGGGACTCGAAAAACTCAGCATTGAGCCAGTGTGGAACAGAGACTTCTTTCCATCTCCTCAAACACCCCAAGAAACTGCATTGCCACCAACACCACCTACAATGCCAGATTACAAGCTAGAACCTGCCAACATAGATATGCCCATGGATCGAATCAACAGTGTGAAGCGAGAATTTCAACTAGCAACTGGACTCAATTGCTCAGCCTTCGAGATTGTAGCTGCAGCATGTTGGACCACTAGAACAAAGGCCATTGATCAATTCGAGGCCAACACTGAATTGAAGTTAGTGTTCTTTGCAAATTGTCGCCACCTCTTGGACCCTCCCCTACCCAATGGTTTCTACGGCAATTGTTTCTTCCCAGTGACAATCACAGCTTCGTGTGAGTCACTTAGAAATGCTACAATTGTTGGTGTGGTGAAGCTGATAAAAGAAGCCAAGGCCAAGTTGCCCGTGGAATTTGACAAGTACTTGAAGGGTGAGCATTTGAAAAACGGAGAGGACCCTTTTGCGCCTCCGCTCACATACACCACTCTCTTTGTATCTGAGTGGGGGAAGTTGGGATTCAACCACGTGGACTACCTGTGGGGCCCACCCGTCCACGTGGTTCCCATTCAAGGATCCAGCATCATACCTGTGGCCATTGTGGGGTCCCTGCCCCTTCCCAACAGAGGGATTCGTTTGATGACGTGGTGCGTGGAGGAGGCACATCGCCTTCCTTTTCTTCATCACATGCATGGTGTCGTGAATCATGTAAGCGGAAGAATAATTAAATGAAGATTCTACTTTGCCTTCTTTTATGAACCTGAAATTGCTATTTCCTGTTCCTTTTAATCCCTGATCTTACCATTTGAGATAGATTGTAATTTCTGAATTGTGTTATGGGTGGGCTGCTGCACGAGTGAAATTGTAAGGGTGGGTGTTCAAGAGAGCCtcctttcataaataaattaattaactaattttgttttgactttttaaaaaatatttattgatattgtGATGAACATGAGGAAAGTATAGCAAACACCCTCTTAAGTCACGAATATTTTGTTATGCAATACTGCAATAGACATGAGTAACAATCATCCTAAGTTTTTTCCTAAGCTTAACTCATTGTGAATCAGGATAAACCgttatttcttctcttttcttatttccaAACTCTTTAGATTTACAATTGTGTAGACTATAACTTTATTTCGAAAGAAACATTTTCTATATTCTAATCAATGTTAGATTTTTCATGCCACGTAAAAAGGAATGCCGGAGCTAAGTAATTCCGAGGTGATTACGATACCTTTAGTTTTGGTGCCACCCTGGACGTGGTGGTTTCCGCTGTCCTGAATATATGCATGAGAgccataaaaaggaaaataaaagccACATGCAAAAAGTAATGAAAATCACGAAACTTCTTCagataaatatatacaaaattacaagTCCTCGTCACTTTCGTCACTGTACGAAACAAGGCCAGTTAGGGCAACAACTTGGGACTTATCAGCTTCACCATTCAATGGCTGTACTGTTTCCAACGACTTACTCTTATCATTCACAGGAGTGTTTCCTGCCTTTGAAATTTCCTCAGCATTTCCTTGATCCACCTTGGCTTTTTTAGCTTGAGGCTTGACTTTTATAATCATGCCTAATGGGCCAGAGGCTGGATTCTTCTTTCCAGCAGACTTCTGTTCCTGCACGAGAAAACAGGGTgatgaaaagcatgaaaatagcaACAGCTAGAACACatgatttcttatttaaaaCTGCACGCATTGTTGCAATAACTAATGAATTAAACACCCCTTCAAAGATTGGCAATTGAAGGATTACAAATTATGGCTTCTGAAGATTCCAGATGAACAAAAACAGTGCAAGGGACAAAATAAACaaggtttaattgtatttttagtcCTACTATAGCTGTGTAGTTTTAGTCCCCTGACAGGGTTTTGAGCAAATATAACCCATcaaatttccaataaatttctAACTAGTAAGACTATTTCAAATTATCCAATATAAGAAAGTTGAggagaattaaattaatttaatgttaaaaatagaGGGGCTTGATTTGCACAAagtctaaattaaaattaaaacttaagagACCAAAATTGCACGAAGTCTAAATTAGAGGACCACAAgtgaaattaaacaaataaataatatcgTTGAGCAGTCTAGGGAGGATAAGAGGTTCTAATCTAGTTACactgttaatataaaaaaacagcCTCCAATCATGAGATTTGAAAACCACCAAAAATAATAGCTCGTATAAACTTTAAATTTCAGAAAACAGAACTAAAGAAAGGACAATAACTATAGACAAGTGTTGGTATGAGAGTCAAATTGATGGCAGAGGTCATCCCCTTCTGATAATCTAGCATTCAAAGATCTGATTCAGCATAAATAGACCTCAATATTGGCCTATTATGTAAAACTGCTATTGTAGGAATCAGGAAACCAGTTGCAACATTATtgtgtgaaaatgaaaacattattAAACCAAACCCTTGAAAAAATGGTAGCAACACATAAAAGTCACCAACCAACCTGGACGACAGGTAATGGAGTTTTTTCCTTTACTTCATGCACGATGTTGGACTGTGCTTCCACCGCTGCCTGAAATCAGCATACAAGAGCAATATAGTTAGAAAAATCATTGACCAAATAATGGACATGTGATGATAAATATACTTCAGCCATGGCAAGTCCAACATACTCCaagagaaaaatcaaataacaaGTACAAGGaacttgcattttttatttaaaataaagcaATTTTCTCATACAGTAACTGTAATGACTTAACTTGAAAGCTTCGGATTTGTTGGGCTTCCTCATCTGCCACTTGTCGTTCATATTCCCTTCTTGTCTGAAAggtgaataaaaattaatattagaaaGACAAACAAGCACTTGAATAAACTTTGCATCAACAATTTGTTCAAGCATTTCATTTGTTGATTTTGTTCTCTGTAATGTTAAATGTCATCAAATTGTTTCCAAACGATCTAAAATAGCTGTCTTGCCAGTGGTCTGTACAACCATTGAAGCAAAGGACACATATCTAAAATCCTGTGGTTTACACTTTCAGGATCCATCTATGAAAATTTCATGAAACAAGATGCTGTAAAGAGAGAACCAGAACTCACTGTTTCATAAGTATCAAGAAACTCAGTCTCATCTTCGTCTAAAGCTTTAGGAGGTCCTGTGAATGTGATAATTAGAGATTCAATCCAGAATAACAACAAAAGACAACCATGTAGAAAAGTGGGGTAAAAAAAGCTGCCTATACGTAAGTCAAACAACTAGCACAAACTATGCCTATCTCAAAAGGGCAAACACAAAGTAAGCACGAAAGAATTAACAACTGCCTTGGCAGTTGGCATTGCCAAACACTAGCACAttcaattaatgtaaaaaaaaaaggcaaggagTTTCACTGTACTCCTAAGTCCTAAGGTGAAGGCAAAATATAATGGTTATGCAAAATGATGGTTGAATACTCACTGTGCTTGAACCTTTCATTAAATTCCGCATCTTTTTTATCCTTATTCTCCTTTAGAATCTGCATTCGAAAGCTTCTTCAGTAAGCAATCCCCTTATAATCAATTCGTGAGGATTACAATGCAAATTTTGCTAtacaagaaaatgagaaaacaaaCCTCGTAGAGAGGTCTATCCCTCTGGGCAGTGCCGTCTTCAACTCGTTCACCTCTTGTTTTTTTAGCTTCTACCAACTGTTCCAACAATAAATCGAACAATCacgcagaaaaaaaaaacattgaaacgGTAACGAAACCCTAATTTATTATGCACAATTGGTGGATTCGAGAATGAAGTGCGAGTTTGAGACTGAGAGAGTTAGTTTGTTTACTTGGTCTTCGGAGACGAAGTTCATAATCCTGATAGGACGATCCGAATCTTCATCCATGGCTTCAAGTTTTGCGAACTGCGACTGAAACTTCAATTCCGAAAAGACAGAAAAGAGAAAGTAGCAAACTAAGATGGTGAAGAAGCCTTTGGGCCGTTCTGTGTCTTTTGATTACGGGTACCGAATCCAGCTATAAATTGTTACAAAAACAATAATCCaactacaaataataaataaatactaacatCATGTTTTTATTGTCCTATTGGGTTtagtatgttttaaaaaaacgaCATTACCTTCATCATAAATGTCTCGTCAACTTGTATTGGCATAAATTCTTCAATAATAAATGTTTACCATTTTATTTAAGATGATTATATTATTGAACACACATACAAAAGTTACATCtcatttatgtttattatattgttgaattggatttcatttcatttcctcgCACTTAAAGGATGTCAATATTTCATCACAAAATACATCTCAAAGGTATTCTCGAGATAAAATAATTACACCAATGGAAGAGGATCCAACATTGCCTCGTGAGGAACCTCAAGATTCTTTTAATGGATTAAGAACCCAAATGATATAGTCATTAAATTCGAGAATCGTTATAGAGAACTCAATTTGGATGTTAATGATGAAGAAAATCACACAACATATGATAAATCTTTGAAAAGTCTTGATGACAAGGAGTTGTGGATGGAGAAAAAAATCTCACATATGAGATATAATTTAGCCAATTGTCCATTTTAGGGGAAGTGTAAGCTCATGAGATGACAAGTGAAACAAATACGAGACCTGCAGAGAGAGATTTATATTTGAAGGGGGTAAAAATGTTTGGAAAAAATAGATATGGGACTTCTAACACTTAAAACACTTGGATCACTAtttatattacaaatattttagtgttttgatataaaaaaatctatggTCATAAGGAAAAGGATAAATAATACGTGAATTGAAGATTTCAAACTAACTAATATCTTAAATGTTGACTTCATATAACTaggtttataataaatattttaaataaatacattatattataactaattttttaacatataaattatattttttatcctttcgaaaagcttgtatttaaatgtgttttaaattttttaaattaattctaattttttattccttttattattaatatatatatgtgaggagTAGAAGGTGTCACATATGAGATTTTCTATGATTATTGGTATGATCTAGATTACACTTCACAATGAGTTTTTTCACCTGATGAGACTTTTAAAAAAGATGAGTCAGTTATTTCTCAAGtagggcaaaaaaaaaaaccaatctcATTGTTGAGCCTTAGCTAAGGAACTAGGGCTTAGGATTAACAATATCTTTTctctaaaaatgaaaatttgacatCCTATGGGGCATAGCCAAAAGCATATGTCATTAGGATGCATTTATCCTAAAAATTGTGAACCAAAAGTAtgagtttgttgttgttgtaatcatgtttatttttctatctACTTAATGCTAAATTTGGCAATTTTCATTAATACCTTTAATCAAAttgcaagaaatgtaaaaaaaaaatcatgttgtaAGAAGAAATGTGTTATTTCAATCTCCTAATGtgaaacattataatttttttttcagtgaAAGGTTTAGAGGCTTGTGTTGACGATGATTTTTCATAGCCTTGCATTGATTCAATAATGTCAAGAAAACTCAGCAAATTGTTAGATGATAGAATGAAGAAGGGCTAtggacaacaaatataataattcacTAGAAACATGAGaagcaaaacaaataaaagtaataaaaacaacgaaagaaagaaaaatcaacaaacttttctttcttgttggaacTTTATATGTTTTCTCCTCTAGATGCTTGTTTATCTAAGAGGACGTATGTGTAGGCTTTATGAATGAGTTTTTAGTACAAAGTTCCCCACCCTTTAATCTTAGGCGATGCTACTATTGATAGATTGTTACAAGGGAATGACACATAAACATGAATTACTAAACCACTAACTAATGTTATAAACTCCTTATTTTACTCGATACTCCCCTGATGTTGATGTCAGTCAGACTAAAACTAGAAGAGAGGTCGTCAAAGAGCAAAACTTAAGCACAAATTATTATTGCGCTTTGATTAATCCTTCAGACTCTAACTTAATGTTCTTATTATTTGAGCCTTTCTATGGGCCTTATTTGTCCTTTTACTATTCTTGAAATGCTCAAGGACTTCCTCCCACGCACCATCACATTCCTTTCCACCTTTGTTGTCTGTACAAAATCCTGATCAAGCACAAAAACTTTGTATTCTTGTTTGGATGGTCTAGCTTATGCCTTTAATCTTCTGTCATGGATGCATGAAATGTTTTGAAGtatcatttgtttcttataaaaagaatCGATAgtagtaaattatatatatatatatatagaactaTATTGAGTACAAAAgtagtatgaaaaaaaatagataaacagGATATTATGGATAATTACATGTAAACACTTCAACATCATTTAAAAGGATATATGAAACATTTGAATATTTCATATACGAACTTCTATTTTTGTCTTTCTTGTAAAAGGATTGAACATTTGAATATTCTCACATAAACTTTAAGCATTCTTAATCTTCGCGGACTCATTCTTAAgcttatcattaattatttataagttaTCAATCTAGATGTACATGAGATTTTAACTTGTCTTTgacttaaaatatttgatatgaaagaaagagatagggaaaaaatgagataaaataaaatatgagtaTAAGTTAAACATTTTTTAGAAGTATAGttagatatttttatatgttagtTAATTAGTAGCaatatatcttaattttattttatgaataaataagtattttaattcttgaaagTATGAGATGATAACAAATTGAtaatgaaagatgaaaaatttaaatttaattattgagtGTTCAAAAAGTATAAttgattataatatttaagaattaatttaatgataaattatatttttttatgataaatttaagattaaattataaaatttaggatTCATTGTTAAATTATTTGTAAGATTAATTAATcgtatttttacttttacttttttgaagattaaattaaattttttcatcatCCTTTATTCACACTTCACAATTCACACTTCAGACTTTCATGTATTTATCCAAAAATTTTAGTGATAGTAAATTTTAATCCTTTTGGGCACGTGTTTCCGTGCTTGACAGTGGGCGAAGTAGAGACGTAGTGCGGACGTTGGAGGTCACGTCCTAGTGTCGCAGGTAGCGAGTAGCAACGTGGCAACAAGGAAAGCAACACTtaagagatgaaaaaaatgaggttTCACCTTCACTTTCACTGCGTGCGCGTTGctgttgttttttttctctcgcGTGTGAAAAATCTCAAACCCCACCCTCCCCAGTCCAAAATCCAATTTACGAAGAAGGGGACATAACATTATAACACAACTAGAACAGCATTTTCTCTAATCCTACTCGCGGGACTCGGAATTAACAAGAAGAGTGCCCAAAAGTCAACAATTTCGATTCTTGCCCCTTTCACCACCATTACttcttcattcattcattccccCAACCTTTCTCGTCTCTCTCTCAGGTACCCAAAATCCACACTTTCTTTCTTCTGACCAAATCTTGATCTCCATTTCAAACCCTAACTCGTTTCTTGAATTTGGGATCTAATTGTCTCTCTGCAGAGGGGATCTATGACCAGCTGATGATGGATGGTGGCTGGGTATTCACCTGAATTTGTTCATTCGTGATACCCTTTGATTGAGTATCTGAGCAGGTTTGGTAGAATTTAGTTAGTGGATTATTATTTTGCTGTGAGTGGAATATGAATCTTGATTAGGTTCTGTTTGTTTTCTTggaagttttgatttttttcactTCAATTGTGGCTTTAGTACATTACATTTTGTGAAGCTTGCTTCTTGATATTGGGTTTGTGAGTGTTTTCTTGTTAGTGGCCTCCTTGATTTTCAATGGCTAACCCAACACAACCTAATGTTGGGTTCACCCCTGAGAGAGAGAGTTCAAACCCTGAGAAGAGTCCAATTCCGCCCCCTCCAAGTTTTGTAGCCTCACCACCTGGTTTTCCTCCACCAAAATTGCATTTACAGCAAGATCAAGCTTCTTCCCGTTCCGTTAAAACCCCAAACGTTTTATCACCAGCCAATGGGGTTACCACTGGCAGTCCTGTTCCTCACTTGAGCACCCCTCCTGGACCCCCAGTTTTTACGTCGCCGGTCCGTCCAGCTGCTGTTCCGTTTCGTACGTCGCCTGCATCACCTCAGCCACTTGCATTTTCTTCCGCCTCTTCTTTGCCAACATCATCATCGCCGCTGCAATTTTCAAATGGATCGTTTGAGTCGCAGCACCAAGTTTCTGATAGTATAGAGGACCATGTTCCCTTGGGAGAGTCAtcctttgttctcttttcaGCTCATAAGGTATATATGTGTATTCTGGTTTCTTTAATTCATAATCAAGGCATGGAATTTTCCATTGAATTATCATTCATCatgcttaattttttataatatattaacttTCCCTTCTATTTGCTAAGTAGGTATTGAAACGGAAGAAACAAGCTAATGTACCCAGTTTGGGTTTTGGGGCATTGGTCTCTCCTGGGAGGGAGGTTTCAATGGGCCCTCAGATAATACAGCGTGACCCTCATCGCTGCCAAAGCTGTGGTGCTTATGCTAATATATATTGCAACATATTGCTTGGATCAGGCCAGTGGCAGTGTGTTATATGTCGGAAACTGAATGGAAGTGAGGGGGAGTACATTGCGCACAGCAAGGAAGATCTTCACAGATTTCCGGAATTATCTTCACCCATGTTTGA is a window encoding:
- the LOC100783128 gene encoding acyl transferase 4; translation: MAMSVIRTKGGLVKPAEETPLSTVLDLSAIDRLPVLRCNARTLHVFKHGGPEAPRVIREALSKALVPYYPLAGRLKESKPGCLQIECSGDGVWYVQASSDSTLHSVNFFDDVHSIPYDHLLPDAIPETQCIDPLVQMQVTQFGCGGFVIGLIFCHSICDGLGAAQFLNAIGELARGLEKLSIEPVWNRDFFPSPQTPQETALPPTPPTMPDYKLEPANIDMPMDRINSVKREFQLATGLNCSAFEIVAAACWTTRTKAIDQFEANTELKLVFFANCRHLLDPPLPNGFYGNCFFPVTITASCESLRNATIVGVVKLIKEAKAKLPVEFDKYLKGEHLKNGEDPFAPPLTYTTLFVSEWGKLGFNHVDYLWGPPVHVVPIQGSSIIPVAIVGSLPLPNRGIRLMTWCVEEAHRLPFLHHMHGVVNHVSGRIIK
- the LOC100780978 gene encoding PSME3-interacting protein → MDEDSDRPIRIMNFVSEDQLVEAKKTRGERVEDGTAQRDRPLYEILKENKDKKDAEFNERFKHRPPKALDEDETEFLDTYETTRREYERQVADEEAQQIRSFQAAVEAQSNIVHEVKEKTPLPVVQEQKSAGKKNPASGPLGMIIKVKPQAKKAKVDQGNAEEISKAGNTPVNDKSKSLETVQPLNGEADKSQVVALTGLVSYSDESDEDL